A window of Streptomyces sp. DG1A-41 contains these coding sequences:
- a CDS encoding inner-membrane translocator has protein sequence MELVEVRVRDAADVAAGLLVVIVLAVQGLGRMDTNSGQTATSVPPLDWAPLLGFGALALVVGVTAVVLLRIGHRVIGAVQLTLCVFLAVHTLRPWP, from the coding sequence ATGGAGCTCGTCGAGGTGCGTGTGAGGGATGCGGCGGACGTGGCGGCCGGGCTGTTGGTCGTTATCGTGCTCGCCGTACAGGGACTGGGCCGGATGGACACCAACTCCGGACAGACAGCGACCAGCGTGCCGCCCCTGGACTGGGCGCCATTGCTGGGATTCGGCGCTCTGGCCCTGGTGGTCGGCGTAACGGCCGTCGTGCTGCTGCGGATCGGGCACCGAGTTATCGGGGCGGTGCAGCTGACGCTCTGCGTTTTCCTGGCAGTCCACACGCTGCGGCCCTGGCCCTGA